Proteins found in one Alicyclobacillus cycloheptanicus genomic segment:
- the rplS gene encoding 50S ribosomal protein L19: MNLLQTIAREQLRTDIPAFRPGDTLRVHVKVREGQRERIQVFEGIVIRRRGSGISETYTVRKISYGVGVERTFPVHSPKIEKIDVVRRGKVRRAKLHYLRGLSGKAARIKEIR, translated from the coding sequence TTGAACCTGTTACAAACCATTGCAAGGGAACAATTGCGTACGGATATTCCGGCGTTCCGTCCTGGTGACACGCTGCGCGTACACGTGAAAGTCCGTGAAGGACAGCGCGAACGTATCCAGGTGTTTGAAGGCATCGTCATTCGCCGGCGTGGCAGCGGAATCAGCGAGACTTACACGGTCCGCAAGATTTCCTACGGTGTCGGTGTGGAACGCACGTTTCCGGTACACTCGCCGAAGATTGAGAAGATTGACGTGGTTCGCCGAGGCAAGGTGCGTCGCGCGAAGTTGCACTATCTGCGCGGCTTGAGCGGCAAGGCTGCTCGCATCAAGGAAATTCGCTGA